A genomic region of Salvelinus alpinus chromosome 12, SLU_Salpinus.1, whole genome shotgun sequence contains the following coding sequences:
- the LOC139536045 gene encoding homeobox protein ESX1-like, translating to MRRVKTETHLSGSLSRPEPPVCPELPKPPVCPEPPEPPVCHEPPEPPVCPEPPEPPICPEPPEPPFSQEPPEPPFSQEPPEPPFSQEPPEPPFSQEPPEPPFSQEPPEPPFSQEPPVSPEAPVSPEARSTRVSNPGSVARVAAPKVSQKWAETMVEWGPRPAPEPPPR from the coding sequence gttctctctccagacctgagccgcccgtctgtcctgagctgccgaagccgcccgtctgtcctgagccaccggagccgcccgtctgtcatgagccgccggagccgcccgtctgtcctgagccgcctgagccgcccatctgtcctgagccgcctgagccgcccttcagtcaggagccgcctgagccgcccttcagtcaggagccgcctgagccgcccttcagtcaggagccgcctgagccgcccttcagtcaggagccgcctgagcctcccttcagtcaggagccgcctgagccgcccttcagtcaggagccgcctgtcagtccagaggcgccagtcagtccagaggcgcgctctactagggtctccaatccggggtcggtggcgagggtcgccgctcctaaggtgtcacagaagtgggccgagactatggtggagtggggtcctcgtcccgctccagagccgccaccgcggtaa